The Candidatus Thermoplasmatota archaeon genome segment CAGACCGTCGGCAAGCGCGGGCGCCCCGTGGTCGCTTCGAAGGAGCGCGACGCGCTTGCCGCCGACGCGGGCCTTCAGGTGCTCCACAAGACCCTCCGAAGAGTGGACGCGCGGGACTTCGGCGGCAAGCCCTTGGTCCTTCAGCGCTTGGGCGGTGCGGGGCCCCACGGCGGACACCGGCGCGGCAAGCGACCGCAGGAAGCGGCCGTCCGCCTCGTGCAGCATGCGCACGCCGTTTGCGCTCGTGAGCACGACGAGATCGAAGCGCCCCTTCTCGCTCTCCTTGCGGAACCGCGCGATGGCCTCTCGCGCGCGCGGGCGGATCTCGACGGTGGGCGCGCCGATGGCGCGCCAGCCCATCCGCTCGACCGCCTCAAGCGCGGCGTCGAAGGACTCGCGGGGCCGGGTGACGACGACGACGGTCACGCGAGCCCCGCTCCCAGGCGGAGGAGCTCCTCTCCCAGCACCTTGGCGCCGGCCGCGGGCCGCTCGGCGGGCACCATGCGCCGGACCGTGGCTTCCTTGCTCCCGTCGGGCGCCAAGAGCTGCGCTACGACCTCGATCTGGGTGCCCGCGCGGCGCGCGAAGACGCCAAGGGGCGCCGCGCAG includes the following:
- a CDS encoding uroporphyrinogen-III synthase, which encodes MTVVVVTRPRESFDAALEAVERMGWRAIGAPTVEIRPRAREAIARFRKESEKGRFDLVVLTSANGVRMLHEADGRFLRSLAAPVSAVGPRTAQALKDQGLAAEVPRVHSSEGLVEHLKARVGGKRVALLRSDHGAPALADGLEAAGASVVDIPVYHIGMPRDLAPATRLVQAVASQGADAFTFTSTLTFRNFLEIARKANVGEDVALALSRGVVGAIGEPTRRVVEEAGFEVHAVPEEASFDELLAAVRRALARL